The following proteins are co-located in the Agromyces laixinhei genome:
- a CDS encoding endonuclease domain-containing protein, producing the protein MNSVDAGDCEPATPSVAAYVQEDGGVTRTRSLIRAGYSRHRIERALAGGAVFRVRKGWVAAPGADAYLVAAARAGVVVSCVTQARRLGLWVFREDRSHVAAPAHSGCATPRGATVHWAKPLVPRHPDALVDPIENVLVLVAACQPFEAAFAVWESALRQAIVDREAMERLPLPAVSRKILAAALPFSDSGLESFVVPRLAWMKIPLVPQVWLAGHRVDLLIGERLVLQIDGGHHVGEQRESDIEHDAQLTLLGYHVIRIGYWQIVERWHTVQDLIMRAVAQGLHRTR; encoded by the coding sequence GTGAACAGTGTCGATGCGGGTGACTGCGAGCCCGCGACCCCGTCCGTTGCCGCGTATGTGCAGGAGGACGGCGGGGTCACGCGCACTCGAAGCCTGATCCGGGCCGGGTACAGCCGGCATCGCATCGAGCGGGCCCTCGCGGGCGGAGCCGTGTTCCGGGTGCGTAAGGGGTGGGTGGCGGCTCCCGGCGCCGATGCGTACCTCGTCGCGGCCGCACGTGCTGGGGTGGTGGTCTCATGCGTCACCCAGGCCCGGCGTCTCGGGCTCTGGGTGTTCCGAGAGGATCGTTCCCACGTCGCCGCGCCAGCGCACTCCGGATGCGCCACGCCGAGAGGCGCGACCGTGCACTGGGCGAAGCCGCTCGTACCGCGGCATCCTGACGCCCTCGTCGACCCGATCGAGAACGTGCTCGTTCTCGTGGCGGCGTGTCAGCCGTTCGAGGCGGCCTTCGCGGTGTGGGAGTCAGCGCTGCGACAGGCGATCGTCGACCGGGAGGCGATGGAACGGTTGCCGCTCCCCGCGGTCTCGCGGAAGATTCTCGCTGCCGCACTGCCGTTCTCCGATTCCGGCCTGGAGTCGTTCGTGGTGCCGCGACTGGCATGGATGAAGATCCCGCTCGTGCCGCAGGTCTGGCTCGCCGGGCATCGGGTGGACCTCCTCATCGGGGAGCGCCTGGTGCTGCAGATCGACGGCGGCCATCACGTCGGCGAGCAGCGCGAGTCCGACATCGAGCACGATGCGCAGCTGACGCTGCTCGGGTATCACGTGATCCGAATCGGCTACTGGCAGATCGTCGAACGCTGGCACACGGTTCAGGACCTCATCATGCGTGCCGTGGCGCAAGGGCTGCACCGCACACGCTGA
- a CDS encoding carboxyl transferase domain-containing protein, which produces MSILQTSIDPSGDAARSNSDAHRELVAELRERLATAALGGPAASRDRHVARGKLLPRDRVDRLLDEGSPFLELSPLAAEGLYGGDSPGAGIITGVGLVHGRPVLVVCNDATVKGGTYYPMTVKKHLRAQEVAKEHRLPCVYLVDSGGAFLPLQDEVFPDREHFGRIFFNQAQLSSMRIPQLAAVLGSCTAGGAYVPAMSDETVIVRGQGTIFLGGPPLVKAAIGEVVTPEELGGGELHSRVSGVTDHLAEDDEHALELVRDMVATLPEPAPRAWAVREPRPPAVDPSTLTAAVPVDVQQPYDVHEVIARLVDGSEFAEFKREYGDTLVTGFAHIDGHPVGIVANNGVLFSESAMKGAHFIELCDQRGIPLVFLQNISGFMVGRDAEAGGIAKHGAKMVTAVATTRVPKFTVVVGGSFGAGNYSMCGRAYSPRFLWMWPNARISVMGGEQAASVLSTVKRDQLALKGEEWSDAAEQEFRDPIRAQYDDQGSPYHSTARLWDDGIIAPEDTRTVLALALELASRTPLPEPAFGLFRM; this is translated from the coding sequence ATGTCCATCCTGCAGACGAGCATCGACCCGAGCGGAGATGCCGCACGTTCCAACTCCGACGCCCATCGTGAGCTCGTCGCCGAGTTGCGCGAGCGACTCGCGACGGCGGCACTGGGCGGCCCCGCGGCATCCCGCGACCGCCACGTCGCACGAGGCAAGCTGCTGCCGCGCGACCGGGTCGACCGACTGCTCGACGAGGGCAGTCCGTTCCTCGAACTCTCGCCGCTCGCGGCCGAGGGGCTCTACGGCGGTGACTCGCCGGGCGCCGGCATCATCACCGGCGTCGGGCTCGTGCATGGCCGCCCGGTGCTCGTCGTCTGCAACGACGCCACGGTCAAGGGCGGCACCTACTACCCGATGACGGTCAAGAAGCACCTGCGAGCCCAGGAGGTCGCGAAGGAGCATCGGCTGCCCTGCGTCTACCTCGTGGACTCGGGCGGTGCATTCCTGCCCCTGCAAGACGAGGTCTTCCCCGATCGCGAGCACTTCGGCCGCATCTTCTTCAACCAGGCGCAGCTCTCGTCGATGCGCATCCCTCAGCTCGCCGCCGTGCTCGGCTCCTGCACAGCGGGCGGCGCCTACGTGCCGGCGATGAGCGACGAGACCGTCATCGTGCGGGGCCAGGGCACGATCTTCCTCGGCGGGCCGCCGCTCGTGAAGGCGGCGATCGGCGAGGTCGTGACGCCGGAGGAGCTCGGCGGCGGCGAACTGCACTCCCGGGTCTCGGGCGTCACCGACCACCTCGCCGAAGACGACGAGCATGCGCTCGAGCTCGTGCGCGACATGGTCGCGACCCTGCCCGAACCCGCTCCGAGGGCGTGGGCGGTGCGCGAGCCGCGACCGCCGGCAGTCGACCCGTCGACGCTCACCGCCGCAGTGCCGGTCGATGTGCAGCAGCCCTACGACGTGCACGAGGTCATCGCGAGGCTCGTCGACGGCAGTGAGTTCGCCGAGTTCAAGCGCGAGTACGGCGACACGCTCGTGACGGGCTTCGCCCATATCGACGGCCACCCCGTCGGCATCGTCGCGAACAACGGAGTGCTCTTCTCCGAGTCGGCCATGAAGGGCGCGCACTTCATCGAGCTCTGCGACCAGCGCGGCATCCCGCTCGTCTTCCTGCAGAACATCTCGGGCTTCATGGTCGGCCGCGACGCCGAGGCGGGCGGCATCGCCAAGCACGGAGCGAAGATGGTCACGGCCGTCGCGACGACCCGGGTGCCGAAGTTCACGGTCGTCGTCGGCGGTTCGTTCGGCGCAGGCAACTATTCGATGTGCGGCCGGGCGTACTCGCCGCGGTTCCTCTGGATGTGGCCGAACGCGCGCATCTCGGTGATGGGGGGCGAGCAGGCGGCATCCGTGCTCTCGACCGTCAAGCGCGACCAGCTCGCGCTGAAGGGCGAAGAATGGTCGGATGCCGCGGAGCAGGAGTTCAGGGATCCGATCCGAGCCCAATACGACGATCAGGGCAGCCCATACCACTCGACGGCGCGGCTCTGGGACGACGGCATCATCGCGCCTGAGGACACGCGCACCGTGCTCGCTCTCGCGCTCGAACTTGCGAGCCGCACGCCGCTGCCCGAGCCGGCGTTCGGGTTGTTCCGCATGTAG